In Natrinema sp. SYSU A 869, the following proteins share a genomic window:
- a CDS encoding SDR family oxidoreductase, with protein sequence MPDWLADDVAVVTGGSSGNGRAISLTLAEHGANVVVADLQSDPRGGGIPTHEKIQREYEQEAEYVECNVANVQDLREAISVADQLGGVSIMVNNAGITHSDEFLETTEEDFDQIMDINVKGVFFGAQAAAESMIRAGRSGSVINMSSVTSSIGRGDGVRYSTSKGAVESMTYALADRLGPEGIRVNSIHPSMIETPMTEDDLELIDNESSEKHEQATPLGRIGQPQDVADTALYLASPLASFINGETMVVDGGVTTTMGGGY encoded by the coding sequence ATGCCTGATTGGTTAGCAGACGATGTAGCGGTAGTTACTGGCGGATCGAGCGGTAACGGACGAGCGATCAGCCTGACATTAGCAGAACACGGCGCGAATGTCGTCGTCGCCGACCTACAGTCGGACCCCCGCGGCGGCGGCATCCCGACTCACGAGAAAATTCAGCGAGAGTACGAGCAGGAAGCGGAATACGTCGAATGCAACGTTGCTAATGTGCAGGATCTTCGAGAAGCGATCTCCGTCGCTGATCAGCTCGGTGGCGTCTCGATCATGGTTAACAACGCCGGCATCACGCACAGCGATGAGTTCCTCGAGACGACCGAGGAGGACTTCGATCAGATCATGGATATCAACGTTAAGGGCGTGTTCTTCGGCGCTCAGGCGGCCGCCGAGAGCATGATTAGAGCGGGCAGGAGCGGATCGGTCATCAACATGTCCAGTGTCACGTCGTCTATCGGCCGCGGCGACGGCGTGCGGTACTCCACGTCGAAAGGCGCAGTCGAATCGATGACGTACGCGCTGGCGGACCGACTCGGTCCCGAGGGTATTCGAGTGAATTCGATCCACCCGAGTATGATCGAGACGCCCATGACGGAGGACGATCTTGAGCTAATCGATAACGAATCATCCGAGAAACATGAGCAGGCGACACCACTCGGTCGGATCGGCCAGCCCCAAGACGTGGCGGACACCGCGCTGTACCTCGCCAGCCCGCTCGCGAGCTTCATAAACGGCGAGACGATGGTCGTTGACGGCGGCGTCACGACCACGATGGGCGGTGGCTACTGA
- a CDS encoding IclR family transcriptional regulator, with translation MVSDISDTRTVRASETAFDIVEFLQTENGAKLHEIAEELDLANSTVYHHLNTLIKRRYVTRDGDTYYPGLEFLYIGGRVRDRQKVNRLSESFVEALAEETGEQVQFIVEENGFGYHVYTATGEHATAIDSRPGKRIYLHANAAGKAILAFYSEERLDRIIDTVGLPALTDHTITDREELVAELDQVREQGYAYNWEEHVEGYCGIAVPIRPEDEVLGALALGGPIERIKNEQSKEALTQRLRETGNEFELELKFHDL, from the coding sequence ATGGTCTCAGATATTAGCGACACGCGAACGGTGCGGGCCTCGGAAACGGCGTTCGATATCGTGGAGTTCCTCCAGACGGAGAACGGAGCAAAACTTCACGAGATCGCGGAGGAGTTGGATCTGGCGAACAGCACGGTGTACCACCACCTGAACACACTCATCAAACGGAGATACGTCACTCGAGATGGCGACACGTACTATCCCGGCCTAGAGTTCCTCTACATCGGGGGACGAGTTCGCGACCGGCAGAAAGTGAACCGTCTGTCCGAATCGTTCGTCGAAGCGCTCGCGGAAGAGACGGGCGAACAAGTGCAGTTCATCGTTGAGGAGAACGGATTCGGATACCACGTGTACACGGCGACCGGTGAACACGCCACGGCGATCGACAGCCGACCAGGGAAACGAATTTATCTCCATGCGAATGCGGCGGGGAAGGCAATTCTTGCCTTCTACTCCGAGGAACGTCTCGACAGAATAATCGACACGGTTGGGCTTCCTGCGCTCACCGACCACACGATTACGGATCGAGAAGAGCTAGTAGCGGAACTTGATCAGGTCCGTGAACAGGGGTATGCGTACAACTGGGAGGAACACGTCGAAGGGTACTGCGGAATCGCGGTCCCCATTCGGCCGGAAGACGAAGTGCTGGGAGCGCTCGCACTCGGCGGACCGATCGAGCGCATTAAGAACGAACAATCCAAGGAAGCGCTGACGCAGCGACTGCGCGAAACGGGCAACGAATTCGAGTTGGAACTCAAGTTCCATGACTTGTAA
- a CDS encoding phosphogluconate dehydrogenase C-terminal domain-containing protein has protein sequence MVVLLDPAAAYADTLYERNDTSYFITHPAHPSIIDASSDLSREDPDWFGGQGREEQDIVCALHQGPDENYERGEALARDIYAPVRRAHELTTEQMILLEPALVEMVLGSCLYAVREAYDHVVEQGVPEQAARDFLFGHFRVELGIVFGFTDFPFSDGAQEIIEETKGDIFASNWKDQVFSEDKLDEIVAEVA, from the coding sequence ATGGTCGTTCTCCTAGATCCTGCGGCGGCGTACGCCGACACGCTCTATGAGCGGAATGACACCTCCTATTTCATCACTCATCCCGCTCATCCGTCTATCATCGATGCGAGCTCGGATTTGAGTCGCGAAGACCCGGACTGGTTCGGCGGCCAGGGACGAGAAGAACAGGATATCGTCTGCGCTCTCCATCAGGGACCCGACGAGAACTACGAGCGCGGAGAGGCCCTGGCGCGCGACATCTACGCGCCGGTCCGCCGCGCCCACGAGCTGACGACGGAACAGATGATCTTGCTGGAACCGGCGCTCGTCGAAATGGTGCTCGGTTCGTGTCTGTATGCCGTTCGAGAAGCATACGATCACGTGGTTGAGCAGGGGGTCCCCGAACAGGCAGCGAGAGATTTCCTCTTCGGTCACTTCAGGGTCGAATTGGGGATCGTATTCGGATTTACAGACTTTCCCTTCTCCGACGGGGCACAGGAGATCATTGAGGAGACCAAAGGAGACATCTTCGCGTCCAACTGGAAGGATCAGGTGTTCTCCGAGGACAAACTCGACGAGATCGTGGCTGAAGTGGCGTAG
- a CDS encoding aldolase/citrate lyase family protein — protein sequence MMNDTQQLFQPSEPATGNWISIGHPAVAEICSEGFDFVVIDTEHTAMGLETIENMLRAVHDDTASIVRIPSNDPVRIKRVLDLGVAGLMIPMIETGEQAEQAVKAMQYPPEGTRGVAPARASDYGRTFGEYFETADDELVTVLQIETKRGVENAEDIVSVDGVDAVIIGHGDLSASLDIFGEWTDERFESALDSIVTAAQDNGKPVGMLATDHEGIHRWVDAGVDFLLVGADIAYLSAGSDAAREEFEELVGK from the coding sequence ATGATGAACGATACACAGCAGTTGTTCCAGCCAAGCGAGCCCGCAACGGGGAACTGGATCTCGATCGGACATCCGGCCGTCGCAGAAATCTGTTCCGAAGGGTTCGATTTCGTCGTTATCGATACGGAACATACCGCGATGGGCTTGGAAACGATCGAGAATATGCTCCGGGCCGTTCATGACGACACGGCGTCTATCGTGCGCATCCCATCGAACGACCCGGTGCGGATAAAGCGTGTCCTCGATCTCGGAGTCGCGGGGCTCATGATCCCGATGATTGAAACCGGCGAGCAGGCAGAGCAGGCCGTCAAAGCGATGCAATACCCTCCGGAGGGAACGCGTGGTGTCGCACCCGCACGAGCGTCCGATTACGGCCGTACCTTCGGCGAGTACTTCGAGACCGCCGACGACGAACTGGTCACCGTCCTCCAGATCGAAACGAAACGGGGCGTGGAAAACGCGGAAGATATCGTCTCCGTCGACGGCGTAGACGCAGTCATAATCGGTCATGGAGACCTCTCGGCGTCGCTGGACATCTTCGGAGAGTGGACCGACGAGCGGTTCGAGTCGGCGTTGGACTCGATAGTAACGGCGGCACAGGATAACGGCAAGCCCGTCGGGATGTTGGCCACGGACCACGAAGGGATCCATCGCTGGGTCGATGCGGGTGTCGACTTCCTGTTAGTCGGCGCGGATATCGCCTACCTTTCGGCCGGTAGCGACGCGGCGCGAGAGGAGTTCGAAGAACTCGTCGGGAAGTGA
- a CDS encoding TRAP transporter substrate-binding protein, protein MADKERRPLLKTIGGTAALGISTLAGCIGGGTSGNSFQIAATFSQDHPQVKLLERWGESLSNETDGSLSLEYVSLGGEEDHISATSSGSIAGHGVAMTALTQSYGTEYGFLEAPFIAEDWEHFQALMDEYVYGDDGFNDKLIADANQRILGSAFRGFRGTTANKEVSAPSDIEGVKMRLPEFETWVNSWEEIGAEATPVPYDELYQALQTGVVDASEGPIVQFMDSSLYEVQTHFSQTDHLLQTQNWVINEDRWQGLDESEQEAMQTALDEAIEWGNEETRTRADELLQMVQDEHDVTVIPGSDVDQDAFRSAAEPQLEEFFSDRWKPSLEDVQSLA, encoded by the coding sequence ATGGCAGATAAAGAGCGGCGACCATTACTGAAAACTATCGGTGGCACAGCAGCGCTCGGAATCAGTACCCTCGCCGGCTGTATCGGTGGCGGTACGTCTGGAAATTCATTTCAGATAGCTGCGACGTTCAGTCAAGATCACCCACAAGTGAAGCTTCTCGAGCGATGGGGAGAGAGCCTCTCAAACGAGACTGATGGGAGTTTGAGTCTCGAATACGTGAGCCTTGGTGGAGAGGAAGATCACATAAGTGCCACGTCTTCCGGAAGCATAGCCGGCCACGGTGTGGCGATGACGGCACTCACGCAGTCATACGGTACTGAGTACGGCTTCTTGGAAGCTCCGTTCATCGCCGAGGACTGGGAGCACTTTCAGGCGCTCATGGACGAATACGTCTACGGTGACGATGGTTTCAACGACAAACTGATAGCCGACGCCAACCAGCGGATTCTCGGGTCGGCGTTCCGCGGATTTCGAGGAACTACCGCAAACAAGGAGGTGAGTGCGCCATCCGATATCGAGGGCGTCAAGATGCGACTCCCCGAGTTCGAGACGTGGGTGAACAGTTGGGAAGAGATCGGCGCTGAGGCGACACCGGTCCCGTACGATGAACTGTACCAGGCTCTTCAAACAGGCGTCGTGGATGCATCCGAAGGTCCGATCGTACAGTTCATGGATTCCAGCCTTTACGAGGTTCAAACGCACTTCTCGCAGACCGATCACCTCCTTCAGACACAGAATTGGGTGATCAATGAGGATCGGTGGCAGGGCCTGGACGAAAGCGAGCAGGAAGCGATGCAGACTGCGCTCGACGAGGCGATCGAGTGGGGCAACGAAGAGACCCGAACACGGGCAGACGAGCTGCTCCAGATGGTGCAAGACGAACACGACGTGACGGTCATCCCCGGTAGCGACGTCGATCAAGACGCGTTCCGGAGTGCCGCAGAACCGCAGCTAGAGGAGTTCTTCAGCGACCGCTGGAAGCCGAGTCTGGAAGACGTTCAGTCGTTAGCCTAA
- a CDS encoding universal stress protein, with protein sequence MVIVAAVDRSERAPDVLDQAATLTEQFGDNLHVVHVMTRSEAVDAETASISKDDAVEITELRAVAASVVTDLLKAHPVTVETTETGLIGDPADEIIEYAEDHDARYIVIGPRRRSQTGKILFGSVAQTVLLNTNRPVVSVLSQ encoded by the coding sequence ATGGTAATCGTCGCAGCAGTCGACCGTTCAGAGCGAGCACCGGACGTCCTCGACCAAGCTGCCACCTTGACCGAACAGTTCGGGGACAACCTTCACGTCGTCCACGTGATGACGCGGTCGGAAGCCGTCGATGCCGAAACCGCAAGTATCAGCAAGGACGACGCCGTCGAGATAACGGAGTTACGTGCGGTCGCCGCAAGCGTGGTTACGGACCTGCTCAAAGCCCATCCCGTCACGGTCGAAACGACGGAAACTGGACTTATCGGAGATCCGGCAGACGAAATCATCGAGTATGCGGAGGATCACGACGCTCGATACATTGTCATCGGTCCGCGGCGGCGGTCGCAAACAGGAAAGATCCTCTTCGGGAGCGTCGCTCAGACCGTACTTCTTAACACGAACCGTCCGGTTGTGTCCGTGTTGAGTCAGTGA
- a CDS encoding RuBisCO large subunit C-terminal-like domain-containing protein: protein MPDANQYRRRGDACVLLRPVGRASARYVRGAGKHRPHVPRRGGILGHPNGPQAGVAHLKQGWEAAMRGIPLEEYAETHEELRTAIDYYGDND from the coding sequence GTGCCAGACGCCAATCAGTACCGACGACGCGGTGATGCCTGTGTTCTCCTCCGGCCAGTGGGCCGGGCAAGCGCACGATACGTACGAGGCGCTGGGAAACACCGACCTCATGTACCTCGCCGGGGCGGTATCCTGGGCCACCCCAACGGCCCTCAAGCGGGCGTCGCTCACCTCAAGCAAGGATGGGAGGCTGCGATGCGGGGCATTCCGCTCGAAGAATACGCAGAGACACACGAAGAATTACGAACGGCAATCGACTACTACGGAGACAATGACTGA
- a CDS encoding TRAP transporter large permease produces the protein MADPILLAALFVVPLLVMYVFGVHVAFALGLVSALVMLLSVGPAWTVQTFANQMYSSLNSFTLLAIPFFLFAGRMMNSIGLTDDIFDFAEALVRPLPGGLGHVNVVVSIIFSGMSGAAVADAAGLGSIEYEAMTSRGYDGSTAAGITGASSTIGPIIPPSIPIIVYGVTAQVSIGALFLAGILPGLVMGVGLMAFITVGALKSGTATVESFSLSELLESSVRALPGLIAPAIIIGGIATGLFTPTEAAAVAGIYAVFLGGLYYQNLDPRTLWSILGDTFEDTAVLTLIIAFANVYGFVLTISGLPTVLTEQLLTISSEPTVLLLLFALFFLILGTFMETIAIIMIVVPIVAPILPQIGIDPIHFGIVMMVALMIGLISPPFGVVLFALERVTDLDIEDIIKGIIPYYIPLLGALVVLILFPSVVLAVPRYFGLV, from the coding sequence ATGGCTGATCCGATACTGTTGGCCGCGTTGTTCGTCGTACCGTTGTTAGTCATGTACGTGTTCGGCGTTCACGTCGCGTTCGCGCTCGGGTTAGTCTCGGCGTTAGTGATGCTGCTCAGTGTCGGTCCGGCGTGGACCGTCCAGACGTTCGCTAATCAGATGTACAGTTCGCTAAACAGTTTTACGCTACTCGCGATCCCGTTCTTTCTGTTCGCGGGGCGGATGATGAACTCCATCGGACTGACGGACGACATCTTCGACTTCGCCGAAGCCCTCGTGCGTCCGCTCCCCGGCGGACTCGGCCACGTGAACGTCGTGGTGAGTATCATCTTCTCCGGGATGAGCGGTGCGGCGGTGGCAGACGCCGCCGGACTAGGGTCCATCGAATACGAGGCGATGACCAGCCGTGGATATGACGGATCGACCGCAGCCGGAATCACCGGTGCGTCCTCTACCATCGGACCGATCATCCCGCCGAGTATTCCCATTATCGTCTATGGAGTGACGGCGCAGGTCTCGATCGGGGCCCTCTTCCTCGCTGGAATCCTTCCCGGCCTGGTGATGGGGGTCGGTCTCATGGCGTTCATCACCGTCGGCGCGCTGAAGAGCGGCACGGCGACCGTGGAGTCGTTCAGCCTCAGTGAACTCCTTGAGTCGAGCGTGCGGGCCTTGCCCGGACTCATAGCACCGGCGATTATCATCGGCGGAATCGCGACCGGCCTGTTCACGCCGACCGAGGCAGCCGCTGTCGCCGGAATCTACGCGGTATTCCTAGGCGGCCTCTACTACCAGAACTTAGATCCGAGGACGCTATGGTCCATCCTCGGCGACACGTTTGAAGACACCGCCGTGCTGACGCTCATTATCGCGTTCGCAAACGTCTATGGGTTCGTCCTCACTATCTCGGGTCTGCCGACGGTTCTCACCGAGCAGCTACTGACTATCTCGTCGGAACCAACGGTCCTGCTCCTTCTGTTCGCCTTATTCTTCCTGATCCTCGGAACGTTCATGGAGACCATTGCGATCATCATGATCGTCGTCCCGATCGTCGCACCAATACTCCCGCAGATCGGCATTGATCCGATCCACTTCGGTATTGTGATGATGGTCGCCCTGATGATCGGACTTATCTCGCCGCCGTTCGGCGTCGTACTCTTCGCGCTGGAACGTGTCACCGATCTGGATATCGAAGATATCATCAAAGGGATCATCCCGTACTACATTCCGTTGCTCGGTGCCCTGGTCGTGCTAATCCTCTTCCCATCGGTCGTCCTCGCTGTCCCTCGCTACTTCGGTCTCGTGTAG
- a CDS encoding sulfite exporter TauE/SafE family protein has protein sequence MIGLFVGFGLLIGILFGFFGMGGSFLVTPALLVVGYPAPVAVGSGLAFVFGTSVIGALKHRDHGQVSYTLAAVMILGMTFGIEVGTRVVLLLADLGSADVVISVVYVGLLGAVGLSVLRDVRTDGTDVGTGRVATKVQAIKLPPMMSLPGGATVSVWVILVVGSAIGILSGCLGVGGGFLLLPVMVYGFGIPTAIAAGTSILQISVSGAFGTFVYAQLNAVNIPVVAALLGGSALGARIGAGATRLVNEADIKGYFAVMLLSGGIAIASKQVSVVYGVEMLETVSTVLIFGTAVLVSSAIVRTSIAALRKSRAWVAPDPPTTGKGWQEWPKSEQ, from the coding sequence ATGATCGGTCTCTTCGTCGGATTCGGCCTGCTCATCGGCATTCTCTTCGGCTTCTTCGGGATGGGTGGGTCGTTCCTCGTGACGCCAGCGCTGTTGGTGGTCGGATATCCGGCACCGGTGGCCGTCGGGAGCGGACTCGCGTTCGTCTTCGGCACTAGTGTCATCGGTGCGCTCAAACACCGCGATCACGGCCAAGTCAGCTATACACTGGCGGCGGTGATGATTCTCGGAATGACGTTCGGTATCGAGGTCGGCACTCGAGTCGTGCTCTTGCTTGCGGATCTCGGCAGCGCTGACGTCGTCATCAGCGTGGTGTACGTCGGACTTCTTGGTGCCGTCGGCCTCTCTGTTCTCCGAGATGTCCGTACTGACGGGACAGATGTGGGAACGGGCCGAGTCGCTACCAAGGTTCAGGCCATCAAGCTCCCACCGATGATGTCGCTACCTGGCGGTGCGACCGTCTCGGTGTGGGTTATCCTTGTCGTTGGGTCGGCTATCGGCATTCTCTCTGGATGTCTCGGCGTCGGTGGGGGATTCCTTCTGCTCCCCGTCATGGTCTACGGGTTCGGCATTCCTACTGCAATCGCTGCTGGGACCAGCATCCTCCAGATCTCGGTTTCGGGTGCGTTCGGGACGTTCGTCTACGCCCAGTTGAACGCCGTCAATATCCCCGTTGTCGCCGCGTTACTCGGCGGGAGCGCGCTCGGTGCTCGCATCGGTGCGGGTGCGACGCGGCTGGTAAATGAGGCTGACATCAAAGGATACTTCGCAGTGATGCTGCTCTCGGGGGGTATCGCCATCGCAAGTAAGCAAGTAAGTGTTGTGTACGGCGTTGAGATGCTTGAAACCGTGAGTACAGTCCTCATCTTTGGAACCGCGGTCTTGGTCAGTAGTGCGATCGTCCGCACGTCGATTGCTGCGCTCAGGAAATCGAGAGCGTGGGTCGCCCCTGACCCACCAACTACCGGTAAGGGTTGGCAGGAGTGGCCGAAGTCCGAACAGTAG
- a CDS encoding VOC family protein → MFERIHHIAILVGGVEQEIDEYTALFEEDFGMDRIQKVLFEDDNCEVALYSVGETIIEFTSPTGESGWHYEHLQEHGPGFFHIAFEVDDIERRRSELEELGYGFVDDIRDGIDWKITTLDYHDTPLPMQIVEDPRPVDERV, encoded by the coding sequence GTGTTCGAGAGAATCCATCACATAGCGATACTTGTAGGCGGCGTTGAGCAAGAGATAGATGAATACACGGCCTTGTTTGAGGAAGACTTCGGCATGGATCGGATTCAGAAAGTCCTCTTCGAGGACGATAATTGCGAAGTCGCCCTCTACTCGGTCGGCGAGACTATCATCGAGTTCACGTCCCCGACCGGCGAAAGCGGTTGGCACTACGAACACCTCCAGGAGCACGGCCCCGGCTTCTTCCACATCGCGTTCGAGGTAGACGATATCGAACGGCGGCGGTCAGAACTCGAGGAGCTGGGATACGGCTTCGTCGACGATATCCGTGACGGGATCGACTGGAAGATAACTACGCTCGATTACCACGATACCCCTCTCCCCATGCAAATCGTCGAAGATCCGCGGCCCGTCGATGAACGGGTATAG
- a CDS encoding C39 family peptidase — translation MSGDTNKRRTVLKRIGVLSAALATPVMTGSALGIAEGNSTAVERSDRISEPIAHLIAKSRVEHNSTRKQFSDLDPEGLAKPELFYSVSETGTYRPAAWVYPIETDGEEVGHVAVSARPDSPGIIRCSTGVAPQTRLRHNRTLRSKVGRVKDGPRLIYNNPMSFGVEVPTTNVAGAEAAEDGKSAFVDLKHGLTASINAVANPESATQTDGTLTVDRTTLEEAEETSFSSLSTESISNVPNWNAHRCGSNWVGCTPAASSMCIGYHENISSRDCDLMWELNDHMGTNSNGETVPTDFVSGIEDYDSSYSASNTVWGRRSKIKNQIDSGNPCVLSHWFNSSLDKSDIDGVEDLKDIAVGHSETAYEYEEDDNPWYDPTEPALYVTTHDTYGSVNEISLKSTTVMFLVQSIEP, via the coding sequence ATGTCTGGTGATACCAATAAACGACGAACCGTTCTGAAAAGAATTGGCGTCCTGTCCGCCGCGCTGGCGACGCCTGTAATGACGGGCTCCGCACTAGGGATAGCCGAGGGCAACTCGACCGCAGTGGAGCGGTCCGATAGAATCTCAGAACCGATAGCACACCTGATAGCGAAGTCTCGTGTCGAACACAACAGCACGCGCAAACAGTTTTCAGACCTCGATCCAGAGGGACTCGCTAAGCCGGAACTGTTCTATTCCGTCTCCGAGACCGGAACGTACAGGCCTGCCGCCTGGGTCTATCCGATTGAAACCGACGGAGAAGAAGTCGGACACGTAGCGGTGAGCGCTCGACCGGACTCACCCGGGATTATCAGGTGCAGCACTGGGGTCGCACCACAGACCCGACTGCGACACAACCGAACGCTCCGAAGCAAGGTTGGACGTGTCAAAGATGGGCCGCGGCTCATATATAACAACCCGATGAGTTTCGGGGTTGAGGTTCCAACGACGAACGTCGCAGGCGCCGAGGCTGCAGAAGATGGGAAGTCGGCGTTCGTCGACCTGAAGCACGGATTAACAGCGTCGATAAACGCTGTTGCGAACCCGGAATCAGCTACACAGACCGACGGAACGTTGACCGTCGATCGAACGACTCTAGAAGAGGCTGAAGAGACATCGTTCAGTTCGCTTTCTACGGAAAGCATCAGTAATGTCCCGAATTGGAACGCACACCGGTGTGGCTCCAATTGGGTCGGCTGTACTCCCGCTGCCTCGTCGATGTGTATTGGGTATCACGAGAACATATCTTCCCGGGACTGTGATCTGATGTGGGAACTTAACGATCATATGGGCACCAACAGCAACGGTGAGACGGTTCCCACGGACTTCGTTAGCGGTATTGAGGATTACGACTCCTCATACAGTGCCTCGAATACTGTATGGGGGCGCCGTTCGAAGATTAAAAATCAGATCGATTCGGGGAACCCCTGTGTACTAAGCCACTGGTTCAACAGTAGCCTTGACAAAAGCGATATAGATGGCGTAGAAGATCTCAAAGACATAGCGGTCGGCCACTCCGAAACGGCCTACGAGTATGAGGAAGACGACAACCCCTGGTATGATCCAACGGAACCCGCGCTGTACGTAACCACTCACGACACGTACGGGAGTGTCAACGAGATCTCCTTGAAGAGTACAACCGTCATGTTCCTCGTGCAGTCGATCGAACCGTAA
- a CDS encoding four-carbon acid sugar kinase family protein has protein sequence MTDELLLTFYGDDFTGSTDALEGLADNGVRAVLFMTPPTAEDLERFDDLDAVGVAGVSRTMTPEEMESELPPVFEALAELDAPIVHYKVCSTFDSSPKVGSIGTAIDIAQDVYDSPFVPVSQGTEVPHGRYVAFSDLFAEQGGDVYRIDRHPTMRDHPVTPMHESDLRRHLGEQTNRPIGRVDQRFLDDYEAAETELEETIREDEDEIVVLDALNTDHLATIGRLLWTRATETSGQLFAVGSSGLEHHALVSHWDEIGEIDRNATYFEKREPADRIAVMSGSASEETATQIDWASDHGFRLVSIDTERLVDPDEKSDARAAAVEEALAVLDEGESVVLYSARGPDDPAIDATRAAFEEHGAEESLESYLGRQQGIMFREILERSGVTRACVAGGDTSSHVISELDLDALEAIAPVAPGGPLCRAHSTTEFDGLELALKGGQVHTRNDEFDYFGVVRQGGIDRTD, from the coding sequence ATGACTGACGAACTACTGCTGACGTTCTACGGAGACGACTTTACGGGATCGACCGACGCGCTAGAGGGATTGGCCGACAACGGCGTTCGGGCTGTCCTCTTCATGACACCCCCGACCGCGGAGGACCTAGAGCGCTTCGATGACCTCGACGCTGTCGGCGTCGCTGGTGTAAGCCGGACAATGACGCCGGAAGAGATGGAATCGGAACTCCCTCCAGTTTTCGAAGCGCTCGCCGAATTGGACGCTCCGATCGTCCACTACAAGGTCTGTTCGACGTTCGATTCCTCGCCAAAGGTCGGAAGCATCGGTACTGCGATCGACATCGCCCAAGACGTGTACGACTCGCCGTTCGTTCCCGTGTCTCAGGGAACGGAGGTCCCGCACGGACGCTACGTTGCGTTTTCGGACCTCTTTGCGGAACAGGGAGGAGACGTGTATCGGATCGATCGCCACCCGACCATGCGCGACCATCCAGTCACCCCGATGCACGAGAGCGACCTCCGGCGCCATCTTGGGGAGCAGACGAATCGGCCGATCGGCCGCGTCGACCAACGGTTCCTCGACGACTACGAGGCCGCCGAGACGGAGCTCGAGGAGACGATTCGCGAGGACGAGGACGAAATCGTCGTCCTCGACGCACTGAACACGGACCACCTCGCTACGATCGGGCGCCTTCTGTGGACCCGCGCGACCGAAACGTCGGGACAGCTGTTCGCAGTCGGCTCCTCGGGCCTCGAACACCACGCCCTCGTCAGCCACTGGGACGAGATCGGAGAGATAGATCGGAACGCGACGTACTTCGAGAAGCGAGAGCCGGCGGACCGTATCGCCGTCATGTCCGGAAGCGCGTCCGAAGAGACGGCGACGCAGATCGACTGGGCGAGCGACCACGGGTTCCGCCTCGTTTCGATCGACACCGAGCGTCTGGTCGACCCGGACGAGAAGAGCGACGCACGGGCCGCCGCAGTCGAGGAGGCCCTCGCTGTACTGGACGAAGGCGAGAGCGTCGTTCTCTACTCCGCCCGCGGTCCGGACGACCCCGCTATCGACGCCACGCGGGCGGCGTTCGAGGAACACGGTGCGGAGGAGAGCCTCGAATCGTACCTGGGGCGCCAGCAGGGGATCATGTTCCGTGAGATCCTCGAGCGATCGGGCGTGACGCGCGCTTGCGTCGCCGGCGGGGACACAAGCAGCCACGTGATCTCTGAACTGGACCTCGACGCGCTCGAGGCGATCGCACCGGTCGCACCCGGTGGACCGCTGTGCCGAGCCCACTCGACGACGGAATTCGATGGTCTAGAACTCGCGCTTAAAGGAGGGCAAGTCCACACGAGGAACGACGAATTTGATTACTTCGGGGTCGTTCGACAGGGCGGAATAGACCGTACCGACTGA